A single genomic interval of Gemmatimonadota bacterium harbors:
- the moaC gene encoding cyclic pyranopterin monophosphate synthase MoaC produces MKELSHLDRQGRSRMVDVSEKEVSRRTAVAEGCLEASTETLHLVTTGSLPKGDFGPVVQLAGIAGAKRASELIPLCHPLPIDFVQVSVEPDPAEGRVRVTATVTATARTGIEMEALAAVSAGLLAAWDMLKAVDRDLRITGVRLLEKRGGRSGDWKANAG; encoded by the coding sequence GTGAAGGAACTGTCCCATCTGGATCGACAGGGTCGCTCCCGCATGGTGGATGTCTCGGAGAAGGAGGTGTCCCGGCGGACGGCGGTCGCAGAGGGCTGTCTGGAGGCTTCCACCGAGACGCTCCATCTTGTGACCACGGGTTCCCTCCCGAAAGGGGACTTCGGTCCGGTTGTCCAGCTGGCGGGCATTGCGGGGGCCAAACGCGCGTCCGAACTCATTCCGCTTTGCCATCCGTTACCCATCGACTTCGTGCAGGTGTCTGTTGAGCCGGATCCTGCCGAAGGGCGGGTGCGCGTGACGGCGACCGTCACGGCTACAGCACGGACGGGGATCGAAATGGAGGCACTGGCCGCGGTCTCGGCGGGGCTTCTCGCGGCGTGGGACATGCTGAAGGCGGTGGACCGGGACCTGCGAATCACAGGGGTCCGCCTGTTGGAGAAGCGGGGCGGGCGGTCCGGAGACTGGAAGGCGAACGCCGGATGA
- a CDS encoding MogA/MoaB family molybdenum cofactor biosynthesis protein, with protein sequence MMRAAVVTVSDRAASGEREDASGPALRAALEAGDWEVISAEIVPDEATELVAVLRRLADEARVPLVLTTGGTGLGPRDITPEATRLVLDREAPGLAEEARRVSREKTPFAVLSRGVAGTRGSSLIVNLPGSPRAVVEVFAALAPVLPHAVRVLVEDTKEHPSP encoded by the coding sequence GTGATGCGGGCGGCGGTGGTTACGGTCAGCGACCGGGCGGCGAGCGGCGAGCGCGAGGACGCGAGCGGTCCGGCCCTTCGAGCGGCGCTGGAAGCGGGCGACTGGGAAGTGATCTCCGCGGAAATCGTGCCGGACGAGGCCACCGAACTGGTGGCCGTATTGCGCCGCCTGGCCGACGAAGCGCGCGTGCCGCTGGTTCTGACCACGGGCGGGACAGGCCTCGGACCTCGGGACATCACCCCGGAGGCCACGCGATTGGTCCTGGACCGTGAGGCGCCGGGACTCGCGGAAGAAGCGCGCCGCGTGTCACGAGAGAAGACCCCGTTTGCCGTGCTGTCCCGTGGGGTGGCGGGAACCCGGGGGTCTTCGCTGATCGTGAATCTTCCCGGGAGCCCCCGGGCTGTCGTGGAGGTCTTTGCCGCGCTGGCCCCCGTCCTCCCGCACGCGGTACGAGTGCTTGTGGAGGACACGAAGGAGCATCCCTCGCCGTGA